The following coding sequences are from one Eleginops maclovinus isolate JMC-PN-2008 ecotype Puerto Natales chromosome 11, JC_Emac_rtc_rv5, whole genome shotgun sequence window:
- the si:ch1073-303d10.1 gene encoding protein LBH-like isoform X1: MTCIPASHSLNHTLGQGESQMDDSPAGRRGSKVYQIFPEANTNEDPDSSSMPEDFLYKRERLPSIVVEPIDHRLPEGVERLANNLEEEEEDDRADHTEDSADGEQEHTRMEESTTVRKSSIGPSQSQLCLSRLTPPASPTHIEAAPPCQRSLNRTTSED; encoded by the exons ATGACCTGTATTCCCGCCTCACACAG tttGAATCACACTCTAGGTCAAGGTGAATCTCAGATGGATGACAGTCCAGCTGGGAGAAGAGGGAGCAAAGTCTACCaa ATCTTCCCTGAAGCCAACACAAATGAGGATCCAGATTCCAGCTCCATGCCCGAGGATTTTCTTTACAAAAGGGAGCGTCTTCCCTCTATAGTTGTAGAGCCCATTGATCACAGGCTGCCGGAGGGCGTAGAGCGCTTGGCCAACAAtttagaggaagaggaggaggatgacagAGCAGATCACACAGAAGACTCCGCTGATGGAGAGCAGGAGCACACACGGATGGAAGAAAG CACGACTGTGAGAAAGTCTTCGATTGGACCATCCCAGAGTCAACTGTGCCTCTCCCGGCTGACCCCTCCGGCCTCCCCCACCCACATCGAAGCTGCCCCACCCTGCCAGAGGAGCTTAAACAGGACAACCAGCGAGGACTGA
- the si:ch1073-303d10.1 gene encoding protein LBH-like isoform X2, protein MDDSPAGRRGSKVYQIFPEANTNEDPDSSSMPEDFLYKRERLPSIVVEPIDHRLPEGVERLANNLEEEEEDDRADHTEDSADGEQEHTRMEESTTVRKSSIGPSQSQLCLSRLTPPASPTHIEAAPPCQRSLNRTTSED, encoded by the exons ATGGATGACAGTCCAGCTGGGAGAAGAGGGAGCAAAGTCTACCaa ATCTTCCCTGAAGCCAACACAAATGAGGATCCAGATTCCAGCTCCATGCCCGAGGATTTTCTTTACAAAAGGGAGCGTCTTCCCTCTATAGTTGTAGAGCCCATTGATCACAGGCTGCCGGAGGGCGTAGAGCGCTTGGCCAACAAtttagaggaagaggaggaggatgacagAGCAGATCACACAGAAGACTCCGCTGATGGAGAGCAGGAGCACACACGGATGGAAGAAAG CACGACTGTGAGAAAGTCTTCGATTGGACCATCCCAGAGTCAACTGTGCCTCTCCCGGCTGACCCCTCCGGCCTCCCCCACCCACATCGAAGCTGCCCCACCCTGCCAGAGGAGCTTAAACAGGACAACCAGCGAGGACTGA